In the Candidatus Saccharibacteria bacterium oral taxon 488 genome, one interval contains:
- the gyrB gene encoding DNA topoisomerase (ATP-hydrolyzing) subunit B: MAKQTDKQAYDGSQIQVLEGLEPVRKRPGMYIGSTGYDGIHHLIKEIADNSIDEAIAGHATRVEVVLLEDGGVQVTDDGRGIPVDKHPKTGLSTLETVLTVLHAGGKFGGGGYKVSSGLHGVGSSVVNALSTKMIAEVVRDGQLYRVVFATGGIVEPLKKVGKTDRPTGTRITFYPDPTIFKETVEFDYKWVVSYLRHQAYLTKGVHTSVIDNRTGERQSFYFEGGIQSYVRHLNIGKDVLSNDVFYVEKQVEDCMVEIAVQYNDTYIETVKPFANNVLTPDGGTHLVGFRSALTRVINDYARKNGLLKEKEDNLTGDDIREGLTAIILVKLPDPQFEGQTKNKLGNPEMRRYVEQVMNEYFAYYLEENPSIAKKIVGKATLAARARKAARAARDNVIRKGALDGMGLPGKLWDCSSKSPSDSEIYIVEGNSAAGSAKEGRDSKTQAILPLRGKVLNTERARLDKMFANKEIVAMIQAFGAGIGDQFDINGLRYHKIIIMTDADVDGSHIATLLLTFLFRYMKEVVEGGYVYLAKPPLYSINRGQKKIYAYDEDEKDKVLASLIADKKNRGTTIDDEQDVTKQAGVTISRFKGLGEMDADQLWETTMNPENRVLIQVSVEDAEEADAIFTRLMGDDVSLRKNFIQSWAKNANLEDLDI, encoded by the coding sequence ATGGCTAAACAAACAGATAAGCAAGCCTACGATGGCTCGCAAATCCAGGTTTTGGAGGGTCTCGAACCGGTGCGTAAGCGGCCGGGAATGTACATTGGTAGCACGGGATATGATGGTATTCACCATTTGATCAAGGAGATCGCTGATAACTCAATCGACGAGGCAATCGCGGGCCATGCGACGAGAGTAGAGGTGGTGCTGCTAGAAGACGGTGGTGTGCAGGTGACCGATGATGGGCGCGGTATTCCAGTTGATAAACATCCAAAAACTGGTTTGTCTACTCTAGAAACAGTGCTGACCGTGCTACATGCTGGCGGTAAGTTTGGCGGCGGTGGCTACAAAGTGTCATCTGGACTCCACGGCGTAGGCTCAAGCGTGGTAAACGCGCTTTCAACCAAAATGATCGCTGAAGTGGTGCGAGACGGGCAGCTGTACCGTGTGGTGTTTGCGACTGGTGGTATCGTTGAACCACTGAAGAAGGTTGGTAAAACTGATCGGCCAACCGGGACGCGCATAACATTCTACCCAGATCCAACGATTTTTAAGGAGACAGTGGAATTTGACTACAAGTGGGTGGTTAGTTATTTGCGCCATCAGGCATACCTCACCAAAGGCGTGCACACCTCAGTTATTGACAATCGAACAGGTGAGCGACAGTCATTTTACTTTGAGGGTGGTATTCAGAGCTACGTGAGACACCTCAACATTGGCAAAGATGTTTTATCAAACGATGTCTTTTATGTTGAGAAGCAGGTTGAAGATTGCATGGTGGAAATTGCCGTGCAATATAACGATACCTACATTGAGACGGTGAAGCCGTTCGCCAACAATGTGCTGACACCAGATGGCGGTACGCACCTAGTTGGTTTTCGTTCAGCGCTAACCAGGGTCATCAACGACTATGCGCGTAAGAATGGCTTATTGAAGGAAAAGGAAGATAACCTGACTGGTGACGACATTCGCGAGGGCTTGACGGCGATTATCTTGGTTAAATTGCCTGATCCACAGTTTGAAGGTCAGACCAAAAATAAGCTCGGTAATCCAGAAATGCGTCGCTATGTCGAGCAGGTGATGAACGAGTATTTTGCGTATTACCTCGAGGAAAATCCGAGTATTGCTAAGAAAATTGTCGGTAAGGCGACTTTGGCGGCACGAGCCCGCAAAGCGGCACGAGCAGCCCGCGACAATGTGATCCGTAAGGGTGCACTTGATGGTATGGGGCTACCAGGTAAGTTATGGGATTGCTCGAGCAAAAGTCCGAGCGATAGTGAAATTTATATCGTTGAGGGTAACTCGGCGGCCGGTTCAGCTAAAGAAGGCCGCGACAGTAAGACTCAGGCAATTTTGCCGCTCCGTGGTAAGGTGTTGAACACTGAGCGAGCGCGGCTTGATAAGATGTTTGCTAACAAGGAAATTGTGGCAATGATCCAGGCCTTTGGTGCTGGGATTGGCGATCAGTTTGACATCAATGGCTTGCGCTATCACAAAATTATCATCATGACCGATGCCGATGTTGACGGTAGTCACATCGCGACGTTGCTTCTGACCTTCCTATTCCGCTATATGAAGGAGGTGGTTGAGGGTGGCTACGTGTATCTTGCCAAACCACCACTATACTCAATCAACCGTGGGCAGAAGAAGATTTATGCGTATGATGAGGATGAAAAAGACAAAGTATTGGCGAGCCTGATTGCCGATAAGAAGAATCGTGGTACAACAATCGACGATGAACAAGACGTCACCAAGCAGGCTGGCGTAACAATCTCTCGGTTTAAGGGTCTTGGTGAGATGGACGCCGACCAGCTGTGGGAGACGACGATGAATCCAGAGAACCGTGTACTGATTCAGGTCAGTGTGGAAGACGCCGAGGAAGCAGATGCGATCTTTACGCGGTTGATGGGCGATGATGTGAGTTTGCGCAAAAACTTTATTCAAAGTTGGGCAAAAAATGCTAACTTGGAGGATTTGGATATTTAA
- the gyrA gene encoding DNA gyrase subunit A: MQPTSDHESIEATPDMVTETPTGLERRRLEHVMQDNFFRYSMSVIVDRALPDVRDGLKPVHRRILYSMNQNGNRSTAKFVKSARIIGDVMGKYHPHGDSAIYDSMVRLAQDWAMRYTLVQGQGNFGSMDGDPPAAHRYTEARLDKPAEELLTDIEKETVDFKDNFDGSEREPIVLPAKLPNLLLNGQIGIAVGMATSIPTHNLGELVDATIELIDNPEATVDDLLKHVKGPDFPTGAIVYGGAPMRQAYATGRGSVMMRAVAEIQETKRGRHQIVVTEIPYGVNKATLIEKIGELHKEKRVMLADLRDESSRGKVRIVIELKKDAYPKKVLNQLYKLTALQTSFNYNMLALVNTMQPRILGLHDILSEFIKHRQSVVRRRTEFELKKAKARAHILEGYKIALDHIDEVIKTIRASKTQDEAEKNLRAKFGLSEIQAKAILAMQLRRLTGLEREAIENELRELLKLIARLEAILADEQEILNIIKTELLEMKEKYGDERRSKIINHELGKFSDEELIPDEEAVILLTGENYIKRTLLSDYRKQNRGGKGKRGMTTKEEDIIDQVVPANTHDYLLFFTNRGRIFRLKAYEVPAASLSAKGVAAVNLLQLQPEEKITAIIKHEKNASDQGYLFMATKHGTVKKTPLGDYANIRTNGLIAIKLDDGDELRWIKKTDGKSDVIISTSAGQAIRFNEQDARPMGRAARGVRGVRLRPNDCVVGMDIVTSDDQTLLVISEKGFGKRTKVTNFPSHKRGGVGIKAAIVTAKTGPIISVQTIDPTMNEALLVSQNGQTIRLGLSDIKLLGRTTQGVTIMRLSDGDAVSSIGLMEKRPDEED, translated from the coding sequence ATGCAACCAACCAGTGACCACGAGTCAATTGAGGCGACGCCAGACATGGTAACCGAGACGCCAACAGGCTTGGAGCGACGTCGGCTCGAGCATGTGATGCAGGATAATTTCTTTCGCTATTCAATGAGTGTCATTGTTGATCGGGCATTACCGGATGTGCGCGATGGTCTAAAGCCCGTACATCGCCGTATTTTGTATTCAATGAACCAAAACGGCAATCGTAGTACTGCAAAGTTCGTCAAGTCAGCGCGTATCATCGGTGATGTGATGGGTAAATATCACCCGCACGGTGACTCAGCGATTTATGATTCAATGGTTCGTTTGGCGCAAGATTGGGCGATGCGCTATACCTTGGTGCAAGGTCAGGGAAACTTTGGTTCAATGGACGGAGATCCACCGGCCGCCCACCGTTATACCGAGGCGCGACTCGATAAGCCAGCTGAAGAATTACTAACTGATATTGAGAAGGAAACGGTTGATTTTAAGGATAATTTTGATGGTTCAGAGCGTGAGCCGATTGTGCTGCCGGCAAAGTTGCCGAACTTGCTATTAAACGGCCAGATTGGTATTGCTGTCGGTATGGCAACCAGCATCCCGACACACAACCTAGGTGAGTTGGTAGATGCGACGATTGAATTAATTGATAATCCTGAAGCAACAGTGGATGACTTGCTCAAACACGTCAAGGGTCCAGATTTTCCGACAGGCGCGATTGTCTACGGTGGCGCGCCAATGCGTCAGGCATATGCGACTGGTCGCGGTAGTGTAATGATGCGGGCAGTGGCGGAGATTCAGGAGACAAAACGAGGCCGACACCAGATTGTTGTTACGGAGATACCATATGGTGTAAATAAAGCAACACTAATCGAAAAAATCGGTGAGCTTCATAAAGAAAAACGAGTGATGCTGGCTGACCTGCGTGATGAAAGTTCTCGAGGTAAGGTCCGCATTGTCATTGAGCTGAAAAAGGATGCCTATCCAAAAAAGGTATTGAATCAGCTGTATAAATTAACAGCTTTACAGACGAGTTTTAATTACAACATGCTGGCACTGGTCAATACCATGCAGCCACGGATTTTAGGCTTGCATGATATCTTGAGCGAGTTTATCAAGCACCGTCAATCTGTAGTGCGTCGTCGTACAGAATTTGAACTGAAAAAGGCCAAGGCACGGGCGCATATCCTAGAGGGCTACAAGATTGCGCTAGATCATATCGACGAGGTGATCAAGACAATTCGTGCTTCAAAAACTCAGGATGAGGCAGAGAAGAACCTGCGCGCTAAGTTCGGACTGAGCGAGATTCAGGCAAAAGCTATCCTGGCGATGCAGTTGCGACGCCTGACTGGGCTTGAACGTGAAGCGATCGAGAATGAGCTTCGTGAGCTCCTGAAGCTGATTGCAAGACTAGAGGCCATCCTGGCCGATGAGCAAGAGATTTTGAACATCATCAAAACTGAGCTCCTAGAGATGAAGGAAAAGTATGGCGACGAGCGGCGTAGTAAAATTATCAACCACGAACTGGGTAAGTTCTCTGATGAGGAGCTAATTCCAGATGAGGAAGCGGTCATTTTGCTAACCGGCGAGAATTACATCAAGCGGACCCTGCTCAGTGACTATCGCAAGCAAAACCGTGGCGGCAAGGGTAAGCGCGGCATGACCACCAAAGAGGAGGATATTATTGACCAGGTGGTGCCAGCAAATACCCATGACTATTTGTTGTTCTTTACGAATCGAGGTCGGATTTTCCGTCTGAAAGCGTATGAAGTACCAGCTGCCAGTCTCAGTGCCAAAGGTGTGGCGGCGGTGAACCTGCTCCAGCTGCAGCCAGAAGAGAAGATCACTGCTATCATTAAACACGAGAAGAACGCTAGTGACCAGGGCTACCTATTTATGGCGACTAAGCATGGTACGGTGAAAAAGACTCCGCTTGGCGACTACGCCAATATCCGGACGAACGGGCTTATTGCCATTAAGTTAGATGATGGTGACGAGCTGCGCTGGATCAAGAAAACAGATGGCAAAAGTGATGTAATTATTTCAACATCAGCTGGCCAGGCGATTCGTTTCAACGAACAGGATGCCCGGCCGATGGGTCGAGCGGCTCGTGGTGTGCGCGGCGTGCGCCTGCGCCCAAATGATTGTGTTGTTGGTATGGATATTGTGACGAGTGACGACCAGACACTGCTAGTTATTAGCGAAAAAGGCTTTGGCAAGCGTACAAAGGTGACGAACTTCCCGAGCCATAAGCGTGGCGGAGTGGGTATTAAAGCGGCGATTGTGACAGCAAAGACGGGCCCAATTATTTCAGTACAGACGATTGATCCGACGATGAACGAAGCATTGTTGGTGTCGCAAAATGGTCAAACAATTCGTCTGGGCTTGAGTGACATCAAGTTGCTCGGTCGAACAACCCAGGGTGTGACGATTATGCGGTTGAGTGATGGTGACGCGGTGTCGTCGATTGGCCTAATGGAGAAACGTCCAGACGAGGAGGACTAG
- a CDS encoding divergent PAP2 family protein: MQYILIPGIAWFVAQSSKHLARLFGRNRRVTQSNPRSPVLFSGGMPSAHSATVVSLALTIGYYQGWGSPLFGLAAWFAAIVLYDAVMVRFSSGQQGDLLNRVVRKDYPKLSTIRVAHGHTLPEMLAGAAVGAIVTFVVIFATR, encoded by the coding sequence ATGCAATACATCCTGATACCGGGCATCGCGTGGTTTGTAGCGCAGTCATCAAAGCATCTGGCCCGGCTGTTTGGCCGTAATCGTCGAGTTACGCAGTCGAACCCTCGTTCGCCGGTATTGTTTTCGGGCGGTATGCCGAGTGCTCACAGTGCAACGGTAGTGTCGCTTGCGCTGACCATCGGCTACTACCAGGGGTGGGGAAGTCCGCTGTTTGGCCTGGCTGCGTGGTTCGCGGCAATCGTATTATATGATGCGGTGATGGTGCGATTTTCCTCTGGACAGCAAGGTGACTTGCTCAATAGAGTGGTGCGAAAAGATTATCCAAAGCTGTCGACGATTAGGGTGGCACATGGCCATACACTGCCAGAAATGCTTGCTGGGGCGGCCGTGGGCGCGATTGTAACATTTGTTGTAATTTTCGCTACAAGATAA
- the pyrD gene encoding dihydroorotate dehydrogenase (quinone) — MYKYVIKPLLFLLTPDFTHKLIVFCGRVAQALPPVRWGIRKSWGFQDNSLQQEVSGITFRNPIGLSAGFDKNIQLLSLMEDIGFGFASGGSVTLEPRKGNRRPWFHRLPRTKSVVVFAGMPNKGLRKIRNYIERNTRRSSNAVSVISVAVIANKTTIEQAGGYPAEQAIINDVKKATECIIHNKLASVVEINISCPNAGKEPFIEAESLDALLTTLDIVPRDVPFWVKMPHLYDIKQFDALLGVIVRHNIQGVTVANLIKDRSKINIKDSLTDEIRGGLSGAPTREHSLELIRHAYKKYGDRLTIIGVGGVFSAEDAYAKIKAGASLVGLITGLFFEGPQLVGQINRGLVELLKKDGFSHISEAVGADFRSRSKKTKKL, encoded by the coding sequence ATGTATAAGTATGTTATAAAACCCCTATTATTTTTGTTAACGCCAGACTTTACGCATAAGCTGATTGTTTTTTGCGGTCGCGTGGCGCAGGCTCTACCGCCTGTTCGGTGGGGTATCCGTAAGTCGTGGGGTTTTCAAGACAACTCGCTTCAGCAGGAAGTGAGCGGCATCACTTTTCGTAACCCGATCGGCTTATCGGCAGGATTTGATAAAAATATTCAGCTGTTGTCACTAATGGAAGACATTGGTTTTGGGTTTGCTTCGGGTGGGTCGGTGACACTAGAGCCGAGGAAGGGGAATCGACGGCCGTGGTTTCATCGCTTGCCGAGGACGAAGTCAGTCGTAGTTTTTGCGGGTATGCCGAATAAAGGTTTGCGAAAGATCCGTAACTATATCGAACGAAACACCCGTCGGTCAAGCAACGCAGTCAGTGTGATCTCTGTGGCGGTTATTGCAAATAAAACAACGATTGAGCAGGCTGGTGGCTATCCAGCCGAACAGGCGATCATTAATGACGTAAAAAAAGCAACAGAATGTATTATTCACAACAAATTGGCGAGTGTTGTAGAAATTAACATATCATGCCCTAATGCCGGCAAGGAGCCGTTTATTGAGGCGGAGTCGCTCGATGCATTATTAACAACACTTGATATCGTGCCGCGTGACGTACCGTTCTGGGTGAAAATGCCACATCTATATGACATAAAGCAGTTTGATGCGCTGCTAGGGGTTATTGTTCGGCATAATATCCAAGGTGTGACGGTGGCAAATCTGATCAAAGACCGTAGTAAAATTAACATCAAAGATTCGCTGACTGATGAAATTCGCGGTGGGCTGAGTGGTGCGCCAACGCGCGAACACAGCTTAGAGCTGATTCGCCATGCGTATAAGAAATATGGCGACCGGTTGACGATCATTGGCGTTGGTGGAGTGTTTTCGGCTGAGGATGCGTACGCCAAGATTAAGGCTGGCGCCAGCCTAGTAGGGCTGATTACCGGTCTGTTTTTTGAAGGACCGCAGCTGGTTGGGCAAATCAATCGCGGATTGGTGGAGCTATTGAAAAAAGACGGTTTTTCTCATATCTCCGAGGCAGTTGGCGCGGATTTTCGCAGCCGGTCAAAAAAGACGAAAAAACTTTGA
- a CDS encoding ROK family protein codes for MIIAIDTGGTKTLVGRFTDNGTLETTTRFATPTDITAYIKQVVETITVIAEGAPVTDISIGLPGTVTGGVATYCINLGWCEVPIRDLLAEHFPDAQIILENDANLAGLASIRRLEPQPACGLYVTIGTGIGTSIILNGTLHPSLRSSEAGHMQVAYQSTIDSWENLASGRALSQQFGELSDATPPEAWFEAAKRLSLGLQALIAAIQPNVIVIGGGIGRYTDKFSASLAGLITEKLPSFITCPHIVGAAHPEESVLYGCYDNAIAHR; via the coding sequence ATGATTATTGCGATTGATACTGGAGGCACAAAAACATTGGTCGGACGATTTACCGACAACGGCACGCTAGAGACAACAACTCGGTTTGCCACCCCAACAGATATTACAGCATATATCAAACAAGTCGTTGAAACCATTACCGTAATTGCCGAGGGCGCACCTGTTACAGACATCTCGATCGGTCTACCCGGCACCGTCACTGGCGGTGTCGCTACATATTGCATTAACCTCGGCTGGTGCGAGGTGCCCATCCGCGACCTCCTAGCCGAGCACTTTCCCGACGCCCAAATCATCCTCGAAAATGACGCCAACCTCGCTGGCCTCGCCAGCATACGTCGCCTTGAACCACAGCCAGCCTGCGGCCTCTACGTCACTATCGGCACAGGCATCGGCACCAGCATTATCCTCAACGGCACACTCCACCCCAGCCTACGTAGCAGTGAAGCCGGTCATATGCAAGTTGCGTATCAGTCAACCATTGATTCGTGGGAAAACCTCGCTTCCGGACGAGCGCTCAGTCAACAGTTTGGTGAATTATCGGACGCAACGCCGCCCGAAGCTTGGTTTGAGGCTGCCAAGAGACTCAGTTTAGGACTGCAGGCACTGATCGCTGCTATTCAGCCAAACGTTATCGTTATCGGCGGCGGTATCGGCCGCTACACCGATAAATTCTCTGCGTCACTAGCCGGACTTATCACCGAGAAACTACCGTCATTTATCACCTGCCCGCACATCGTTGGTGCAGCACACCCCGAGGAATCTGTACTCTATGGTTGCTACGATAACGCTATCGCCCATCGTTAA
- a CDS encoding S1 RNA-binding domain-containing protein, protein MANPLTMDDLLAQASDSVKQLTAGEVVHGTILSIKKHEVLIDLGPLGVGLVPRREVSMSNNYAEGDEVTASVVEVELDNGYSLLSMRKAARDRGWDEVAAKLESGEIVTVTPYDANRGGLLAEYEGVRGFLPVSQLSAEHYPRVGSSDKDEILQRLNTLVNKEIRVRILDADRKANKLIFSEKEAIKEGLAERFEKLSVGDTVKGIVTGVVDFGVFVNVEGIEGLIHISEISWERVNNPSDYVKVGQTVEAKIIAIDKERLSLSMKQLTKDPWLDEVEQFKPGEDVEGTVTRITPFGAFVQLSPAVEALVHVSELGGDGTDPEKVFTLNERKTFTVLEIDKDNRKISLSLAGGKKK, encoded by the coding sequence ATGGCAAATCCATTGACCATGGACGATCTGCTTGCTCAGGCGAGCGACTCCGTGAAGCAACTAACCGCAGGCGAGGTTGTGCACGGAACTATTTTATCAATAAAGAAACACGAAGTTCTGATTGATCTGGGGCCTTTGGGCGTTGGCTTGGTGCCGCGCCGTGAGGTAAGTATGTCGAACAATTATGCAGAAGGCGACGAGGTAACTGCGAGTGTTGTCGAGGTTGAGCTGGACAACGGTTACTCACTGCTCAGTATGCGTAAAGCGGCGCGCGATCGTGGTTGGGACGAGGTCGCCGCCAAATTGGAAAGCGGTGAAATTGTAACAGTGACGCCGTATGACGCCAATCGTGGCGGTCTATTGGCTGAATATGAAGGGGTGCGCGGTTTCTTGCCGGTATCGCAGCTATCGGCTGAGCATTACCCGCGAGTTGGTTCAAGCGATAAGGATGAGATCTTGCAGCGGCTGAATACGCTGGTGAACAAGGAAATTCGCGTCCGGATTTTGGACGCTGATCGCAAGGCGAACAAGCTCATCTTTTCCGAAAAGGAGGCCATCAAAGAAGGCCTGGCGGAGCGGTTTGAGAAGTTGTCGGTTGGTGATACTGTCAAGGGTATCGTGACTGGCGTGGTGGACTTTGGCGTATTTGTGAATGTTGAGGGAATTGAGGGACTGATTCACATCTCAGAAATTAGCTGGGAGCGGGTCAACAATCCGAGTGATTACGTCAAGGTTGGCCAGACCGTGGAGGCGAAGATTATCGCTATCGACAAGGAGCGCCTCAGCTTGAGTATGAAGCAGCTGACGAAAGACCCATGGCTCGATGAGGTAGAACAATTTAAGCCAGGTGAGGACGTCGAAGGCACAGTCACACGGATTACGCCGTTTGGTGCGTTTGTGCAGCTAAGTCCAGCTGTTGAGGCTCTCGTTCACGTTTCGGAGCTGGGTGGCGATGGGACTGACCCAGAGAAAGTCTTTACATTAAATGAGCGCAAGACCTTTACCGTGCTCGAAATTGATAAAGATAATCGCAAGATTTCACTGTCGCTGGCTGGCGGCAAGAAAAAATAG
- a CDS encoding translation initiation factor IF-2: MTEKIVAIADSVTVGELATTLNLPVTTLIGELFKNGIAATINQRLDFETASIIVEELGLEVTLKKKEAAVGHTRVEHTLSERAVPRPPIVAVMGHVDHGKTSLLDAVLGNKTAAGEAGGITQHISAYQTKHNGRMITLLDTPGHEAFAALRQHGAVLTDVVIIVVAADDGVKPQTVEAIRFARSANAKIVVAINKIDKDTANPQLVKTQLASEHSLNPEEWGGDTVMVEVSAKTGQNLDKLLDMVLLVADMEDLRADEDVPAEGLVIEAHMEIGRGAVVGLLVEHGQLKPAHYLVAGMAYGRVRTMSDFRGQTMKMAGPSTPVNVTGFKELPQFGDSFRLAKNEKEARHLAQAARLEQEKMAASTNVTSSDILKMMSQQHDAESFNVLIKADVQGSLTSVIDSLKLIDTGGLVDLHVIGSGVGNISENDIHLAVGENTVIYGFNVELPPAVKRLAAREHVEVRLYRVIYELLDNAKQSMEALLAPEVVETEVGQLSVKGVFRTVREEVIAGGEMMTGKVYKGLLARLKRGDEHIAEVEVSSVQRQHQEAKEVFEGEMCGLSLKTTRKVVVEEGDTLEFFTRELVKKTL, translated from the coding sequence ATGACAGAAAAGATTGTCGCAATTGCAGATTCAGTAACCGTCGGAGAGCTCGCTACCACCTTGAACCTACCGGTCACGACGCTCATCGGCGAGCTGTTTAAGAATGGTATCGCGGCGACGATTAATCAGCGACTGGACTTTGAGACGGCGTCGATCATCGTTGAAGAGCTGGGCCTTGAGGTTACGCTCAAGAAAAAGGAAGCGGCCGTTGGTCATACGCGTGTGGAGCATACGCTGTCGGAACGGGCAGTGCCGCGTCCACCGATTGTGGCGGTGATGGGGCATGTTGATCACGGCAAGACGAGCTTGCTGGATGCCGTCTTGGGTAACAAGACCGCCGCAGGCGAGGCCGGTGGCATTACGCAGCACATTAGCGCCTATCAAACGAAGCATAATGGGCGGATGATTACGCTGCTGGATACGCCGGGGCACGAGGCATTTGCAGCATTGCGGCAGCACGGCGCGGTGCTGACCGATGTGGTGATCATCGTGGTGGCGGCGGACGACGGTGTCAAGCCGCAGACAGTCGAGGCGATTCGATTTGCTCGTTCGGCTAATGCCAAAATTGTGGTGGCGATCAACAAAATTGATAAAGATACCGCCAACCCGCAGCTGGTAAAAACGCAGCTGGCATCTGAACACAGCCTTAATCCTGAGGAGTGGGGCGGCGATACGGTGATGGTGGAAGTTAGTGCCAAGACCGGTCAGAATTTGGATAAGTTGCTGGATATGGTGCTACTGGTGGCAGATATGGAAGATCTGCGGGCGGATGAGGACGTTCCGGCGGAGGGGTTGGTGATTGAGGCGCATATGGAAATCGGGCGCGGCGCAGTGGTCGGGCTACTCGTTGAGCACGGTCAGCTGAAACCAGCGCATTATCTAGTGGCTGGTATGGCGTACGGTCGAGTACGGACAATGTCGGACTTTCGTGGTCAGACAATGAAAATGGCGGGCCCAAGCACACCGGTTAATGTAACTGGATTTAAGGAGCTGCCGCAGTTTGGGGATAGTTTTCGGTTGGCCAAAAACGAGAAAGAAGCACGGCATTTGGCGCAGGCGGCGCGCTTAGAGCAGGAAAAAATGGCTGCCAGCACCAATGTCACCAGCTCGGATATTTTGAAAATGATGAGTCAGCAGCATGACGCTGAGTCGTTCAATGTTCTCATCAAGGCTGATGTTCAGGGGTCATTAACATCAGTAATTGATAGTCTGAAATTGATTGATACGGGCGGCTTGGTGGATCTACATGTCATCGGTAGCGGGGTTGGTAATATTTCAGAAAATGACATTCACCTGGCGGTTGGCGAAAACACAGTCATTTATGGTTTTAATGTCGAGTTGCCGCCGGCAGTGAAGCGTCTGGCGGCGCGTGAGCACGTTGAGGTGCGGCTGTATCGAGTGATTTATGAACTACTTGATAATGCCAAGCAATCCATGGAAGCACTGCTGGCCCCAGAGGTCGTCGAGACCGAGGTCGGCCAGCTGAGTGTTAAGGGCGTGTTCCGAACGGTGCGCGAAGAGGTGATCGCTGGTGGTGAAATGATGACGGGTAAGGTTTATAAGGGTCTGTTGGCACGTCTGAAGCGCGGCGATGAGCACATCGCCGAGGTTGAAGTATCATCCGTTCAGCGTCAACATCAGGAAGCCAAAGAAGTGTTTGAAGGTGAAATGTGCGGGCTCAGCCTCAAAACTACGCGAAAAGTTGTTGTCGAGGAAGGTGACACGCTGGAGTTCTTTACGCGGGAGTTGGTGAAGAAGACGCTGTAG
- the fmt gene encoding methionyl-tRNA formyltransferase — MPPIIFFGTEAYSLITLKALYEAGFPIRAVITKPDMRSGRGHKLTEPPVKTFARQHGILVWQPNKLRDLIPDITALQPVAGVLVAYGKIIPQSIIDLFTPGIINLHPSLLPTWRGPSPIEAAIAHQDSETGISIMQLDAQMDAGPIYTQHRHPLTGTETKPQLYDELFAAGSDLLVRTLPSILTGTLQPTPQNDTDATYCQLLSKDMSLIDPATMTAAAADAHVRAYLGFPRSRLRIHDRELIITKTRASDAPASPLSVKCCDGRYVTILELIAPSGKQMTAEAFLRGHQG, encoded by the coding sequence ATGCCACCAATCATCTTTTTCGGCACCGAAGCGTACAGTCTGATTACCCTTAAAGCACTCTACGAGGCAGGTTTTCCCATTCGCGCCGTCATCACCAAACCCGATATGCGTAGTGGCCGCGGCCATAAGCTTACCGAGCCACCAGTCAAAACCTTTGCCCGCCAACATGGCATCCTCGTCTGGCAGCCCAACAAACTCCGTGACCTAATCCCCGATATCACTGCCCTCCAGCCTGTCGCCGGCGTCCTCGTCGCTTACGGCAAAATCATCCCCCAGTCAATCATCGACCTCTTCACTCCCGGCATTATCAATCTCCACCCTTCACTACTGCCAACATGGCGTGGCCCTTCACCGATCGAGGCGGCCATTGCACACCAAGACTCAGAAACCGGCATCTCCATTATGCAACTTGACGCCCAGATGGACGCTGGCCCAATTTACACCCAACACCGTCACCCGCTCACCGGCACTGAAACCAAACCACAGCTGTATGATGAGCTGTTTGCTGCCGGCAGCGACCTGCTCGTGCGCACGCTGCCAAGCATCCTTACCGGTACGCTTCAGCCGACCCCGCAAAACGACACCGATGCCACGTATTGCCAGCTGCTTTCCAAGGATATGTCACTCATTGATCCTGCCACCATGACCGCCGCAGCCGCCGATGCCCATGTGCGGGCGTATCTCGGCTTTCCACGTAGTCGTCTGCGCATTCATGACCGTGAACTCATTATCACTAAAACTCGCGCCTCAGACGCCCCAGCATCGCCGCTGAGCGTCAAGTGCTGTGACGGACGATACGTAACCATCCTCGAACTGATCGCCCCAAGCGGTAAACAAATGACCGCAGAGGCGTTTCTCCGCGGCCATCAAGGCTAA